In a genomic window of Allomeiothermus silvanus DSM 9946:
- a CDS encoding tRNA (cytidine(34)-2'-O)-methyltransferase: protein MLKVVLYQPEIPQNAGNIARTCAAAAAELHLIRPLGFRWGDPKLKRAGLDYWDHLHYVLHDSWEAFVEKALAGARQSRVWAFSSKATQDYTRVPYQPGDYLLFGPETRGLPKEVLEQFPSVTIPMPGKVRSLNLAVSVGIGLFEALRQLRMQE, encoded by the coding sequence GTGCTCAAGGTAGTGCTGTACCAACCTGAAATCCCCCAGAACGCGGGCAACATAGCCCGTACCTGTGCAGCAGCGGCTGCCGAGCTGCACCTGATCCGGCCCTTGGGTTTTCGCTGGGGGGACCCCAAGCTCAAACGAGCTGGGCTCGACTACTGGGACCACCTTCATTACGTGCTGCATGACTCGTGGGAAGCCTTTGTAGAAAAAGCCCTAGCCGGAGCAAGGCAGTCTAGGGTCTGGGCTTTCAGCAGCAAAGCCACCCAGGACTATACCCGAGTGCCTTACCAACCCGGCGACTACCTGCTTTTTGGCCCCGAGACCCGGGGGCTGCCGAAAGAGGTGCTCGAGCAATTTCCGAGCGTGACCATCCCCATGCCGGGGAAGGTGCGCTCGTTGAACCTCGCAGTATCGGTGGGGATAGGGCTGTTTGAGGCGCTCCGTCAACTGCGGATGCAGGAATAA
- a CDS encoding P-II family nitrogen regulator, whose protein sequence is MKLVVAIVRPEKINEVLEALFKAEVRGLSISRVQGHGGETDEVQTYRGTTVKMELHEKVRLEIGVSDSFVGPTVRAIMSAARTGEVGDGKIFVLPVEKVYRIRTGEEDTAAVTPVL, encoded by the coding sequence ATGAAACTGGTGGTCGCGATTGTCCGTCCGGAGAAGATCAACGAGGTGCTCGAGGCTCTTTTCAAGGCCGAGGTGCGGGGGCTTTCCATCAGCCGCGTGCAGGGTCACGGGGGGGAGACCGACGAGGTGCAAACCTACCGGGGCACCACGGTAAAGATGGAACTGCACGAGAAGGTTCGCCTGGAGATTGGCGTATCGGATTCCTTCGTAGGGCCTACGGTGCGGGCAATCATGTCAGCCGCCCGCACCGGCGAAGTGGGAGACGGTAAAATCTTTGTCCTGCCGGTGGAAAAGGTCTACCGGATCCGCACCGGCGAGGAGGACACTGCCGCCGTCACCCCGGTCTTGTAG
- a CDS encoding ammonium transporter → MAIRSKALLAALTLGSLAFAAEAPQLSGADTAWMLISTALVLLMTPGLAFFYGGLVRAKSALNTMMMSFAALGFVGIAWALIGYSLALSPGGSKFIGDLSLALLHNVGLENKGSVVDSILTIPHLLYMAFQMTFCIITAALISGAVIDRMRFPAYLLFITVWSFTVYAVMAKMVWGGGFLAQLGAWDFAGGTVVHINAGVAALVAALVLGPRKDFGRQALLPHNVPFALLGAALLWFGWFGFNGGSALAANGIGSLAFVNTMLAPMATLVVWALLDLTRTGKVTAVGAATGIVIGLVAITPAAGFISPGFAIMLGAIAAFPSYFVLLWRARSKLDDSLDVFAGHGVGGITGAILTGVFAQKSVNGVFDGLVAGNFNQVLVQALAAGTAVLVSGLGTFLLLKLVSLITPLRATSKEEATGMDVTQHGEEAYSSGEGAILVAELPQAVLKPKPQAGN, encoded by the coding sequence ATGGCTATTCGGAGTAAGGCTCTACTCGCAGCCCTCACGCTAGGCTCGTTGGCGTTCGCCGCCGAGGCGCCCCAGCTATCGGGCGCAGACACCGCCTGGATGCTGATATCCACCGCACTGGTGTTGTTGATGACCCCGGGGCTGGCTTTCTTCTATGGAGGGTTGGTGCGGGCCAAAAGCGCCCTCAACACCATGATGATGAGCTTTGCTGCTTTGGGCTTCGTGGGCATCGCCTGGGCCCTGATCGGCTACTCGCTGGCTTTATCACCGGGGGGAAGCAAGTTTATTGGCGACTTATCGCTGGCCCTTTTGCATAACGTAGGGCTCGAGAACAAGGGCTCAGTAGTGGATAGCATCCTGACCATCCCCCACCTGCTCTACATGGCCTTCCAAATGACCTTCTGCATCATCACCGCAGCGCTTATCTCGGGAGCGGTCATCGACCGTATGCGCTTCCCGGCTTATTTACTTTTCATCACCGTTTGGAGCTTTACGGTCTACGCGGTGATGGCCAAGATGGTCTGGGGTGGGGGCTTTTTGGCCCAGTTGGGGGCCTGGGACTTCGCCGGAGGCACGGTGGTGCACATCAACGCGGGGGTGGCAGCTCTGGTCGCCGCGTTGGTGCTCGGCCCGCGTAAAGACTTTGGTCGGCAGGCCCTATTGCCGCATAATGTCCCCTTCGCCCTCTTGGGTGCGGCCCTGCTGTGGTTCGGCTGGTTCGGTTTCAACGGCGGGAGCGCCTTGGCCGCCAACGGCATCGGAAGCCTGGCCTTCGTCAACACCATGTTGGCCCCAATGGCCACGCTGGTGGTGTGGGCACTGCTGGACCTGACCCGCACCGGCAAGGTCACTGCGGTAGGGGCGGCGACCGGCATCGTAATCGGCCTGGTTGCCATCACTCCGGCAGCGGGTTTCATCTCGCCAGGTTTCGCCATCATGCTAGGGGCCATCGCAGCCTTTCCTAGCTACTTCGTGCTGTTGTGGCGGGCCCGCAGCAAGCTCGACGATTCGCTGGACGTGTTCGCCGGGCACGGGGTGGGGGGGATCACCGGGGCCATCCTAACTGGGGTCTTCGCGCAAAAATCGGTAAACGGTGTATTCGATGGGCTGGTAGCGGGCAATTTCAACCAGGTACTGGTGCAGGCCCTGGCCGCCGGAACCGCCGTACTGGTGAGCGGCCTGGGTACTTTCTTGCTGCTCAAGCTAGTGAGCCTGATTACCCCGCTCAGGGCCACTTCCAAAGAAGAGGCCACTGGCATGGACGTGACCCAGCACGGAGAAGAGGCCTACTCCAGCGGAGAAGGAGCGATTTTGGTGGCCGAACTCCCACAGGCTGTTCTGAAACCCAAGCCCCAAGCTGGGAATTGA
- a CDS encoding HrcA family transcriptional regulator, whose translation MTSRQRQLLYLLVETYIHTQTPVPSGLMAERMGLSPAMARYELIELEQAGLVTKPHASAGRIPTRQGFQTYALSLLPPNPLPQATQDQLAQVIEGAGARREVLLVQVAARLARYPAVLRIKPRRTPRLLQVHLSLLGAGQVLAVAVLEGGRVREARLEVSFSPSEAQLAEAEGLLKGRFAAEALPTPPNPALRDLFAALSRAFARGGLEEYREGMGLILSEPEAQNPAFVRQAIELFEAPKDDPLTPPGGVNLRVGEGGGFSLVQVGIGMGEVVGELTLLGPVRMRYGEALSVAHTLGRAYMRG comes from the coding sequence ATGACCTCGAGGCAGCGCCAACTGCTCTACTTGCTGGTGGAGACCTACATTCACACCCAGACCCCGGTACCTTCGGGGTTGATGGCTGAGCGGATGGGGCTTTCCCCCGCAATGGCGCGGTATGAGTTGATCGAACTCGAGCAAGCTGGGCTCGTCACCAAGCCGCACGCTTCTGCGGGGCGGATTCCCACCCGACAGGGGTTTCAGACCTATGCCCTTTCGCTCTTGCCCCCCAACCCCCTACCTCAGGCCACGCAGGACCAGTTGGCGCAGGTCATCGAAGGAGCTGGAGCCCGGCGCGAGGTGCTGCTGGTACAGGTGGCGGCCCGACTGGCCCGCTACCCGGCGGTGCTAAGGATCAAACCCCGCCGCACCCCCCGGTTGCTCCAGGTTCACCTATCGCTCCTGGGGGCCGGGCAGGTGTTGGCGGTGGCGGTGCTGGAGGGGGGCCGGGTGCGCGAAGCCCGCTTGGAGGTTTCGTTCTCGCCCAGCGAAGCCCAACTGGCCGAGGCCGAAGGGCTCCTCAAAGGGCGCTTTGCCGCCGAGGCCCTTCCCACCCCCCCTAATCCGGCCTTGCGCGACTTATTTGCGGCCTTGAGTCGGGCGTTTGCCCGAGGCGGCCTGGAGGAGTACCGCGAGGGGATGGGCCTGATCTTGAGCGAGCCTGAGGCCCAGAACCCGGCTTTCGTGCGGCAGGCTATCGAACTCTTCGAGGCTCCCAAAGACGACCCCCTCACCCCGCCTGGGGGTGTGAACCTGCGGGTAGGAGAGGGTGGGGGATTCTCGTTAGTGCAGGTGGGGATCGGGATGGGCGAGGTGGTGGGCGAGCTGACCCTGCTCGGCCCGGTGCGGATGCGCTATGGGGAGGCCCTCTCGGTGGCGCACACCCTAGGGCGGGCGTACATGCGGGGTTAA
- a CDS encoding polyprenyl synthetase family protein, which produces MLEALPHPDQAVRAELAEYARMLRDYPERGGKMLRGMLLVYAGLAHGARLEQLLPVAAALELFQNWALIHDDIEDASEERRGRPALHRLYGMPLALNAGDALHARMWAMLIEARASYLVLDEFVRVVDLTAQGQHLEMSWMQTHRFDLTEQDYLLMCAQKAAYYTAVAPLRLGALSAGVEPPATYIEAGLNLGIGFQIVDDVLNLEGDPVKYGKEIAGDLWEGKRTLILLRWLSQASEPERIRAETLLRTPREAKHPEEVAWLHQRLRESGAVAYAQAEAERRLAAGLEALRPVLAELPDQEAAQTMLRLLESLVRREA; this is translated from the coding sequence ATGCTCGAGGCCCTGCCCCACCCTGACCAAGCCGTGAGGGCCGAGCTGGCTGAGTACGCCCGGATGTTGCGCGATTACCCCGAGCGTGGTGGCAAGATGCTGCGGGGAATGCTCCTGGTATATGCCGGATTGGCTCATGGGGCCCGGCTCGAGCAGCTTTTGCCGGTGGCCGCCGCACTCGAGCTATTTCAGAACTGGGCCTTGATCCATGACGATATCGAGGACGCTTCCGAGGAACGCCGGGGCCGACCCGCCCTGCATCGCCTCTACGGGATGCCGCTAGCCCTCAACGCGGGGGATGCCCTCCATGCCCGGATGTGGGCCATGCTGATCGAGGCCCGGGCCTCTTACTTGGTACTCGACGAGTTCGTACGGGTGGTGGACCTCACCGCCCAGGGGCAGCACCTGGAGATGAGCTGGATGCAGACCCACCGCTTCGATCTCACCGAGCAAGACTACTTGCTGATGTGCGCCCAAAAAGCCGCCTACTACACGGCCGTGGCCCCCCTACGGCTGGGGGCCCTCAGCGCCGGGGTGGAGCCCCCCGCTACCTATATCGAGGCCGGGTTGAACCTGGGGATCGGTTTCCAAATCGTAGATGACGTGCTCAACCTCGAGGGCGACCCCGTCAAATACGGCAAAGAGATCGCCGGAGACCTCTGGGAAGGCAAGCGCACCCTGATCTTGCTGCGCTGGCTATCTCAGGCCAGCGAGCCGGAGCGCATCCGAGCCGAGACATTGCTGCGTACCCCCCGCGAGGCCAAACATCCCGAGGAGGTGGCTTGGCTGCATCAGCGTTTGCGGGAAAGCGGAGCGGTGGCCTACGCCCAAGCCGAGGCCGAGCGGCGGCTCGCAGCGGGGCTCGAGGCCCTTCGCCCGGTGCTGGCCGAACTTCCTGATCAGGAAGCTGCCCAAACCATGCTGAGGCTGCTGGAGAGCTTGGTTCGGCGCGAAGCATAG
- a CDS encoding PspA/IM30 family protein — MGILDRLSRLIRANINDLIRRAEDPEKIIEQALEDMRSALRDARVEVAEAMAELKKLERDQQNYSEQIAAWENKAAEALRAGKEDLAREALRRKAQAQTLSDGFLQQIAQQRSVVDQLMTQLKALEAKIQEAESKKALLIARKKGVEAAEAVRRMDSKVDTHAAVQAFEEMEDRIQAMEDKHAAFSEMDKSDIDKQLEDLGSDKAVDEDLARLKKQLGMS; from the coding sequence ATGGGAATTCTTGATCGCCTTTCCCGGCTCATTCGCGCCAACATCAATGATCTAATCCGGCGGGCCGAAGACCCCGAGAAGATCATCGAACAAGCGCTGGAGGATATGCGTTCGGCCCTGCGCGATGCCCGGGTAGAGGTTGCCGAGGCGATGGCCGAGCTGAAGAAGCTCGAGCGCGACCAACAGAATTACAGCGAACAGATTGCCGCTTGGGAGAACAAAGCCGCTGAGGCCCTCCGCGCCGGTAAGGAAGACTTGGCCCGCGAGGCCCTACGCCGTAAGGCCCAAGCCCAGACACTCTCTGATGGCTTCCTCCAACAGATCGCCCAGCAGCGCAGCGTTGTGGATCAACTGATGACCCAACTCAAAGCGCTGGAGGCCAAGATTCAGGAGGCTGAGAGCAAGAAGGCCCTGCTAATAGCCCGTAAGAAAGGCGTGGAAGCAGCCGAGGCCGTGCGCCGCATGGATTCCAAAGTGGATACCCACGCCGCCGTGCAGGCCTTCGAGGAGATGGAAGACCGTATTCAGGCCATGGAAGACAAGCACGCGGCCTTCAGCGAGATGGATAAAAGCGACATCGACAAGCAGCTCGAGGATCTGGGCTCCGACAAAGCCGTGGACGAAGACCTGGCGCGTCTCAAGAAGCAGCTCGGAATGAGCTAA
- the dxs gene encoding 1-deoxy-D-xylulose-5-phosphate synthase, whose product MVLDKVNSPRDLKTLSEEELLTLAQELRSEIIRVCGQNGGHLASSLGAVELIVALHRVFDSPKDRLLFDVGHQAYAHKILTGRKDVFHTIRQEGGISGFTKVSESPHDAITAGHASTSLANALGMAIARDALREDYQIVSVIGDGALTGGMALAALNVIGEQRRKLLIILNDNEMSISENVGALNRYFKEFQIKKWVQDTQKWGRDVLEHISPRLFNLVDRAKEAAKLMLHQENPFYAWGVRYVGPVDGHDLKGLIHLFQELKELDGPTILHVVTQKGKGYSVAEADPIYWHGPPGFNPEKPEKVSKGYSWSAAFGDAVTELAYQEPRLFVITPAMREGSGLVRYSQTHPTRYLDTGICEDVAATAAAGMALRGLKPVLAIYSTFMQRAYDQIIHDIAIENLDVIFAVDRAGIVGGDGATHNGVFDIAYLRTIPNVQIAAPKDALELRAMLKKALERGGPVAIRYPRDNVEKAPEGAWPEIEWGRWEVLKEGSTAYILSFGKTLRYALEAAGENPEIGVINARFIKPLDREMLERLALEGYKLVTAEDHQRMGGFGSAVLEALSELGLKPDIRVLGLPDRFFDHGSIARMHKEAGIDAEAILKALAEMGVVSKPPALDSKR is encoded by the coding sequence GTGGTTTTAGACAAAGTAAATAGCCCTCGAGACCTCAAGACCCTCAGCGAAGAAGAGCTCCTGACCTTGGCTCAAGAACTCCGCAGCGAGATTATCCGGGTCTGTGGGCAAAACGGGGGACATCTGGCCTCGAGCCTGGGCGCCGTCGAACTCATCGTGGCCTTGCACCGGGTGTTCGACTCGCCCAAAGACCGCCTGCTTTTCGATGTGGGCCACCAGGCCTATGCCCACAAGATCCTCACCGGGCGTAAGGACGTGTTTCACACCATTCGCCAGGAGGGGGGCATTTCGGGCTTTACCAAGGTATCCGAGTCCCCCCACGACGCCATCACCGCAGGCCACGCCAGCACCTCGCTGGCCAACGCCCTAGGCATGGCCATTGCCCGTGATGCCTTGAGGGAAGACTACCAGATCGTCAGCGTCATCGGGGACGGAGCGCTCACCGGGGGGATGGCCCTGGCGGCCCTCAACGTGATCGGCGAGCAAAGACGCAAGTTGCTGATCATCCTCAACGACAACGAGATGTCGATCAGCGAGAACGTGGGGGCCTTGAACCGCTACTTCAAGGAGTTCCAGATCAAGAAATGGGTGCAGGACACCCAAAAGTGGGGGCGGGATGTCCTCGAGCACATCTCCCCGCGGCTTTTCAACCTGGTGGATCGGGCCAAGGAGGCCGCCAAGCTGATGCTGCACCAGGAGAACCCTTTCTACGCCTGGGGGGTGCGCTACGTGGGGCCGGTGGACGGCCACGACCTTAAAGGCCTCATCCACCTCTTTCAAGAACTCAAGGAACTCGATGGCCCCACCATTCTGCACGTGGTTACCCAGAAGGGCAAGGGTTACAGCGTAGCGGAGGCCGACCCCATCTACTGGCATGGCCCGCCCGGGTTTAACCCGGAAAAGCCTGAGAAAGTCTCCAAGGGCTACTCCTGGTCAGCGGCGTTTGGGGATGCGGTGACGGAACTGGCCTACCAGGAACCCCGCCTCTTCGTCATCACCCCGGCCATGCGCGAGGGGAGCGGCTTGGTGCGGTATTCCCAAACCCACCCCACCCGCTACCTTGACACCGGCATCTGCGAGGATGTGGCGGCTACGGCGGCAGCGGGGATGGCCTTGCGCGGCCTCAAACCCGTACTCGCCATCTACTCTACCTTTATGCAGCGGGCTTACGACCAGATCATCCACGACATCGCCATCGAGAACCTGGATGTAATCTTCGCCGTAGACCGTGCAGGCATCGTCGGTGGGGACGGAGCGACCCACAACGGGGTGTTTGATATCGCCTACTTGCGCACCATCCCTAACGTTCAGATCGCGGCGCCTAAGGACGCCCTCGAGCTTCGGGCCATGCTCAAAAAAGCCCTCGAACGGGGCGGCCCGGTGGCTATCCGCTACCCCCGTGACAACGTGGAAAAAGCCCCCGAGGGCGCTTGGCCCGAGATTGAGTGGGGGCGGTGGGAGGTGCTGAAGGAAGGCTCAACAGCCTACATCCTTAGCTTTGGTAAGACCCTTAGGTATGCCCTCGAGGCCGCCGGGGAAAACCCCGAAATCGGGGTCATCAACGCCCGGTTCATCAAGCCGCTGGATCGGGAGATGCTCGAGCGGCTCGCATTAGAGGGCTACAAGCTCGTCACCGCGGAGGATCACCAGAGGATGGGTGGGTTCGGCTCAGCGGTGCTCGAGGCCCTGAGCGAACTGGGCCTCAAGCCGGACATTCGGGTACTGGGTCTGCCCGACCGATTCTTCGACCACGGCTCGATCGCCCGGATGCACAAAGAGGCAGGAATTGACGCAGAGGCGATTCTCAAGGCACTGGCGGAGATGGGCGTGGTCTCCAAGCCCCCGGCATTGGACAGCAAACGCTAA
- a CDS encoding MBL fold metallo-hydrolase, with protein MRTLPLAANAYLLDTPQGSLLVDTGIPWESRKLLRLLALTQPAAVLLTHHHLDHVGGAWVLWQKYRMPVYAHPLDIPYISGIRRRPPFPPVPWLGDRIANSAAPVPEEAITPVEEGSDVMGWKVVHLPGHTAGQIGLLKDRVLIAADALRVGAKGPHVPIPMVNADTAQAKRTVGKIAGFEVREIYVGHGPKTTLEAVIDLARRLGVIARSAS; from the coding sequence ATGCGAACCCTCCCTCTTGCGGCCAACGCCTACTTGCTCGATACCCCACAGGGTTCGCTTTTAGTGGATACGGGGATTCCTTGGGAGAGCCGCAAGCTGTTGCGCCTCCTCGCGCTGACCCAGCCTGCCGCGGTGCTGCTTACCCATCACCACCTAGACCACGTGGGGGGGGCCTGGGTGCTATGGCAGAAATACCGGATGCCGGTTTATGCCCATCCCCTCGACATTCCCTACATCAGCGGGATTCGCCGCCGCCCGCCCTTCCCGCCGGTTCCCTGGTTGGGGGACCGCATCGCCAACAGCGCCGCTCCCGTACCCGAAGAGGCCATCACCCCCGTAGAGGAAGGATCGGACGTGATGGGGTGGAAGGTGGTGCACCTGCCGGGCCACACCGCGGGTCAGATCGGGCTGCTCAAAGACCGGGTGCTGATTGCAGCCGACGCCTTGCGGGTGGGAGCCAAAGGGCCCCACGTTCCGATACCTATGGTCAATGCCGACACTGCGCAAGCCAAGCGGACGGTAGGCAAGATCGCCGGGTTCGAGGTCCGAGAAATCTACGTTGGGCATGGTCCCAAGACCACCCTCGAGGCGGTCATAGATCTGGCCCGAAGGCTCGGGGTGATCGCTAGATCAGCGTCCTGA
- a CDS encoding zinc ribbon domain-containing protein, producing the protein MNGSDSLAQLFHLQDKDLELDRIKEEEDRIPEELVVARKRWVALQDELEGLQDRLQESRLEYSRNDLQHKDLTAKRSRAQESQRNAQSAREQTQYENVIQQFKGLIEELEEAMLPLLDEIERLEGEVARVKAELEAERPRLEELEAANEARIAKLEATYQEKLTERNQIAAGIPATLVREYESIRKARKGTGVAKMLRGGSVYRCGACNVQLPMHVAQQVIQSGKVVRCPACGRILWKGE; encoded by the coding sequence GTGAATGGGTCGGACTCTTTGGCACAGCTTTTTCATCTGCAAGATAAAGACCTCGAGCTGGATCGCATCAAAGAGGAAGAAGACCGCATCCCCGAAGAGCTGGTAGTCGCCCGGAAACGCTGGGTAGCTTTACAGGATGAGCTAGAGGGGCTGCAGGACCGCTTGCAGGAATCCCGGCTCGAATATAGCCGCAACGACCTCCAGCACAAAGACCTCACCGCTAAACGCAGCCGAGCCCAAGAGAGCCAGCGCAACGCCCAGAGCGCTCGCGAACAGACCCAGTACGAGAACGTGATCCAGCAGTTCAAAGGGCTGATCGAGGAACTCGAGGAGGCTATGCTCCCTCTGCTCGACGAGATCGAGCGGCTGGAGGGTGAGGTGGCGCGGGTTAAAGCGGAGCTCGAGGCCGAGCGGCCGCGGCTGGAGGAACTCGAGGCCGCTAACGAAGCCCGCATCGCTAAGCTCGAGGCCACCTACCAGGAAAAGCTGACCGAGCGTAACCAAATAGCCGCAGGCATTCCGGCTACCTTGGTACGCGAATACGAGTCCATCCGCAAAGCCCGTAAGGGAACCGGGGTCGCAAAAATGCTGCGCGGCGGTTCGGTGTATCGCTGCGGGGCCTGTAACGTGCAGCTTCCGATGCACGTAGCCCAGCAGGTGATCCAGTCTGGCAAGGTGGTGCGCTGCCCGGCCTGCGGGCGCATTCTGTGGAAGGGCGAGTAG
- a CDS encoding phosphodiester glycosidase family protein: protein MSSRGIPPGVVVVKPGEYLSLLGKRYGASVAQLRRWNGLISNTIHPGQRLRIRPPATSFSVKLVTRPVLKVPVLAVHVNLAHPEVSIRSLLPPPGVGRGGEVLQRLAWRTRLVAAINGGYFHPRTFWPAGDLVVGGHQLVKGSIQTALAITPDKRARVMVGPQTWRGYETVIANGPYILRRGRLVVTPRAEGYNDPAIWGRARRSAVGVVNERYLIFVSTKMELTLSELGKVMAKLGAKEAIVLDGGSSTGLVWKGETLIRPGRALSYGIGIFLGAKPVGQRARG from the coding sequence GTGAGCTCTAGGGGCATCCCTCCCGGCGTGGTAGTGGTCAAACCAGGCGAGTATCTTTCCCTATTGGGCAAGCGCTATGGGGCGAGCGTGGCCCAACTCAGGCGCTGGAACGGGCTTATCAGCAACACCATCCATCCGGGGCAGAGGCTGCGGATCCGGCCCCCGGCCACCTCGTTCTCGGTCAAGCTGGTCACTCGGCCAGTGCTGAAGGTGCCAGTGCTGGCCGTACACGTCAACTTAGCCCACCCCGAGGTGAGCATCCGGTCTTTGCTTCCCCCGCCAGGGGTGGGCCGGGGTGGAGAGGTACTGCAACGTCTGGCTTGGCGCACCCGATTGGTAGCCGCGATCAACGGGGGCTATTTTCACCCCCGCACCTTCTGGCCTGCCGGGGATTTGGTAGTGGGCGGGCATCAACTAGTCAAGGGAAGTATCCAGACTGCCCTCGCTATCACCCCCGACAAGCGGGCCCGAGTGATGGTAGGGCCACAAACCTGGCGTGGCTACGAAACCGTGATCGCCAACGGACCCTATATTCTGCGCAGAGGCCGGTTGGTGGTAACGCCCCGGGCGGAGGGCTACAATGACCCAGCCATCTGGGGCCGAGCCCGGCGCAGTGCGGTGGGGGTGGTCAACGAGCGCTATCTGATCTTCGTCAGCACCAAGATGGAACTCACCCTCTCCGAGCTAGGTAAGGTGATGGCCAAGCTGGGAGCCAAAGAGGCCATCGTGCTCGACGGAGGCTCTTCCACCGGGCTGGTCTGGAAGGGAGAGACCCTGATCCGCCCCGGGCGGGCTTTGTCCTATGGTATCGGGATATTCCTAGGGGCTAAGCCGGTGGGACAAAGGGCTCGAGGATAA
- a CDS encoding nucleoside hydrolase, whose protein sequence is MPRKIILDCDPGHDDAIAMMLALASPELEVLGVTVVHGNVSLARTVRNALVVRELLGAEVPIYAGADRPLVRERISAEAVHGVSGLDGPRLSEPQGKPEQQHAVSFIIETVLAHPGEVTLVPTGPLTNLALALRLEPKIAGLIPQIVLMGGSLDTGNWTPAAEFNILCDPHAARIVFESGIPIVMMGLNLTHQVIATPRRVERFRALGSRVGEVTAQLLEFFREHHVTRYGWEGAALHDPCTVAYLIRPELFKTQAMYVAIETNEGLNFGRTVCDRWGVTQGVAAGHTGFAGNLGQPANAQVGLAVDAEGLFDLLVERIGKYR, encoded by the coding sequence ATGCCCCGCAAGATCATCCTCGACTGCGACCCCGGTCACGACGACGCTATCGCTATGATGCTGGCCCTGGCTAGCCCGGAGCTCGAGGTGCTGGGAGTGACGGTTGTCCACGGTAACGTAAGCCTGGCCCGCACCGTCCGCAATGCCCTGGTGGTGCGGGAACTCCTGGGTGCCGAGGTGCCCATCTACGCCGGGGCCGACCGGCCCCTGGTGCGCGAGCGGATCAGCGCCGAGGCCGTCCACGGGGTTTCGGGGTTAGACGGACCACGCCTGAGCGAACCCCAGGGGAAACCTGAGCAACAGCACGCCGTTTCCTTCATCATCGAAACGGTGCTGGCCCATCCCGGCGAGGTCACGCTGGTACCCACCGGACCGCTCACCAACCTGGCGCTGGCATTGCGGCTCGAGCCCAAGATCGCCGGGCTCATCCCGCAGATCGTGCTGATGGGAGGCTCGCTGGACACCGGCAACTGGACCCCCGCCGCGGAGTTCAACATTCTCTGTGACCCTCACGCCGCCCGGATCGTCTTCGAATCGGGCATCCCCATCGTGATGATGGGCCTTAACCTGACCCACCAGGTCATTGCTACTCCCCGCCGGGTCGAGCGCTTCCGGGCGCTGGGAAGTCGGGTGGGCGAGGTCACTGCCCAGCTGCTCGAGTTCTTCCGCGAGCACCATGTAACCCGCTACGGCTGGGAAGGCGCCGCCTTGCATGACCCCTGCACGGTGGCCTACCTGATCCGGCCCGAACTCTTCAAGACCCAGGCTATGTATGTGGCCATCGAGACCAACGAGGGGCTCAACTTTGGCCGCACCGTCTGCGACCGGTGGGGAGTCACCCAGGGAGTGGCCGCAGGCCATACCGGCTTTGCCGGTAACCTGGGTCAACCCGCCAACGCCCAGGTGGGGCTTGCGGTGGATGCCGAGGGACTGTTTGACCTGCTGGTAGAGCGCATCGGCAAGTATAGATAA